From Flavobacterium alkalisoli, the proteins below share one genomic window:
- a CDS encoding LamG-like jellyroll fold domain-containing protein — protein MNKNLLTGANLLRASLFTFCLASSSMQAQQNALEFDGTNDYIVTNYAGISGNASRTVEAWIKVGSDSSQRFLVDMGDTAAGAGSRFSFKINPSASVIRIEIGGAGINGSAFVTNNQWHHVAVVYDNDAATNKYKLYVDGVLDIQGDMTTALNVQPGTTNMTIGIRADLSATTVWDGAIDEVRVWDVARTQAQIQDNMNTEFCNPQANLVSYYKFNEGTAGADNATQTTISDSSANTYTGTLNSFALSGTGSNFIAGATALTAVTIDDSVTLDGTTLTAAEATTGTTYQWVDCDNEDAPIDEATSQTFTPTATGNYAVIITKGGCSAQSECTAVTIAVCESPTAVMTADITTAEATISWTENGDATQWEVLYGPTGFNPETEGETVTVETTAEMTLDELDANTGYDVYVRAVCSEDFTSEWTAVTAFTTLEEVVVTPVSNVGVNFDGVDDFIQTTYGGVSGSGARTVEGWIRTTKNSLPTNQGGQGQSVIADWGTLGTSTRFTFCILNNNALRLEVQGSAVNGTVAVNDGEWHHVAVVYNPTAANKIALYLDGVLDIEGNVTANTGSTTNFRLGARIDGVNFFQGDMDNVRVWNVARTQAELQANMNTEFCGPQTNLKLNFRMNDGTPEADNAGVSLSDNSGNNYLAVFNGFALNGTGSNFVDGLATITGVTINDEVTLEETTLTATEAATGTTYQWVDCDNEDAPIDEATSQTFTPTASGNYAVIVTNSGCSVQSDCMEVTLNTEVCAVPTGIMVEDITTSSASVSWTESGDATTWEVLYGPTGFDVETEGETVAVDTTAEVMLDELDANTGYDVYVRAVCGEDLTSELTVVEDFTTLEEVVVEPTEAIALNFDGAGDYIQTNYQGVLGNNARTVEAWVKTNSGNNEQIIATWGSDAVNGARFTFRLNASGTNDVVRIENKGGGINGTVNVNDGNWHHVAVTYDNSLTTNKYKLYVDGVLDTQGDISTPLNTMAVTDMIIGRRINASFGGYFDGSIDEVRVWSVARTQAEIAANKDAEFCGVQPNLQAYFKLNEGTPEADNTAVASATDASGNGYVGTFNTFALNGLASNYIAGAVDVNESEVDDAVALVDATITAAQTDAVYQWVDCNDNNADIEGATNQSFTATESGNYAVRITANGCTVLSECTEIVIEVCAVPIAVAVTEIGETTATVAWTENGTSTEWEVLYGPTGFDVATEGETVTVEDVAMVVLDELDADTEYDVYVRAVCSETSTDWTVSETFTTDAAPVCVTPSAIQVTEITSSSAMISWTENGEATIWEVLYGPVGFDIETEGETVTIDNTPEVMLDELDANTEYNIYVRAVCAEDFTSSWGSTDSFTTLEEALCSTPSTIVVSEITSSSVMVSWTENGEATVWEVLYGPVGFDIETEGETVTVEDTPEVMLDELDANTEYDVYVRAVCGEDFTSNWESTQPFTTLEEAVCATPSQIEITDTTSSSAMVSWTENGEATVWEVLYGPAGFDPETEGEIVTVENTPEVMLDELDPETEYHVYVRAICAEEMVSEWEGQESFTTQTLGLNDNTIAGFAFYPNPTNGTLNISAQNYIESVVIYNLTGQKVMAVKVEASASQLDVAKLSEGVYMMHVTSEAKTGVYKLVRK, from the coding sequence ATGAATAAAAATTTACTTACCGGGGCTAATCTTTTGCGCGCCTCGTTATTTACCTTTTGTCTCGCGTCCTCCTCGATGCAGGCACAGCAAAATGCCCTCGAGTTTGATGGAACTAACGATTATATCGTAACAAATTATGCCGGTATTTCGGGTAATGCATCACGCACTGTTGAAGCATGGATAAAAGTTGGTTCTGATTCCAGTCAGCGTTTTCTTGTTGATATGGGAGATACCGCTGCTGGTGCCGGTTCAAGATTCTCTTTTAAAATAAATCCTTCAGCAAGTGTAATCAGAATTGAAATTGGCGGAGCCGGAATAAACGGTAGTGCTTTTGTAACTAATAACCAGTGGCACCATGTTGCAGTGGTTTATGATAACGATGCAGCTACAAATAAATATAAACTTTATGTAGATGGGGTTTTAGATATACAGGGTGACATGACCACTGCCTTAAACGTGCAGCCGGGGACTACAAATATGACAATCGGGATAAGGGCCGACCTTTCTGCAACTACGGTATGGGACGGTGCTATTGATGAGGTTCGTGTTTGGGATGTTGCCCGTACACAGGCACAAATTCAGGATAATATGAATACTGAATTTTGCAATCCTCAGGCAAACTTAGTATCCTACTATAAGTTTAATGAAGGTACTGCAGGAGCAGATAATGCTACACAAACTACTATTTCAGATAGTTCTGCCAATACATATACTGGAACCCTAAATAGTTTTGCGCTTAGTGGTACAGGTTCAAATTTTATTGCTGGAGCCACAGCTCTTACTGCTGTAACAATAGATGATTCTGTTACACTTGACGGTACTACTTTAACAGCAGCAGAAGCAACTACAGGTACCACATATCAGTGGGTAGATTGTGATAACGAAGACGCTCCGATAGATGAAGCTACTTCACAAACATTTACACCGACAGCTACAGGTAACTATGCTGTAATAATTACAAAAGGAGGATGTAGTGCACAGTCAGAATGTACTGCAGTTACAATTGCTGTTTGTGAATCGCCTACAGCTGTAATGACTGCGGATATAACAACAGCAGAAGCTACAATATCATGGACAGAAAACGGTGATGCTACCCAGTGGGAAGTTTTGTATGGCCCTACAGGTTTTAATCCTGAGACAGAAGGAGAAACTGTAACTGTTGAGACTACGGCAGAGATGACTCTTGACGAACTTGATGCAAATACTGGTTATGATGTTTATGTTCGTGCCGTTTGTAGTGAAGATTTTACAAGTGAATGGACTGCTGTAACGGCATTTACTACCCTTGAGGAGGTAGTTGTAACTCCGGTTAGTAATGTTGGAGTTAATTTTGATGGTGTAGATGATTTTATTCAAACAACATACGGAGGTGTTTCGGGAAGTGGAGCAAGAACCGTTGAAGGATGGATAAGAACTACAAAAAATTCTTTGCCAACCAATCAGGGTGGGCAGGGACAAAGTGTAATTGCAGACTGGGGTACTTTAGGAACTTCAACAAGATTTACATTTTGTATTCTTAATAATAATGCACTGCGTTTAGAAGTACAGGGAAGTGCAGTTAATGGTACTGTGGCTGTTAATGATGGCGAATGGCACCACGTAGCTGTAGTATATAACCCTACAGCAGCAAACAAAATAGCGCTTTATCTTGATGGGGTGTTAGATATTGAAGGAAATGTAACAGCAAATACAGGCTCTACAACAAATTTTAGATTAGGTGCGAGAATAGATGGTGTAAACTTCTTTCAGGGAGACATGGACAATGTTCGTGTATGGAATGTAGCACGTACACAGGCAGAACTTCAGGCTAATATGAATACCGAGTTTTGCGGTCCGCAAACAAACCTTAAGCTTAACTTTAGAATGAATGATGGTACTCCTGAAGCAGATAATGCAGGAGTTTCTCTTTCCGATAATTCAGGAAATAACTATTTGGCTGTATTTAATGGTTTTGCACTTAACGGTACAGGTTCAAACTTTGTAGACGGACTGGCAACAATTACTGGCGTTACAATAAATGATGAGGTTACTCTTGAAGAAACTACATTAACCGCCACAGAAGCTGCTACAGGTACAACTTACCAATGGGTTGATTGTGATAACGAAGATGCTCCAATAGACGAAGCTACATCACAAACATTTACACCCACTGCAAGTGGTAATTATGCTGTAATTGTTACAAATAGTGGTTGTAGTGTACAGTCAGACTGTATGGAGGTTACCCTTAATACAGAAGTTTGTGCAGTGCCTACAGGTATTATGGTTGAGGATATAACGACTTCTTCAGCTTCAGTTTCATGGACAGAAAGCGGTGACGCAACAACTTGGGAAGTACTTTACGGTCCTACAGGGTTTGATGTAGAAACAGAAGGTGAAACCGTAGCTGTTGATACTACAGCAGAGGTTATGCTTGATGAGCTTGATGCAAATACTGGATATGATGTTTATGTTCGTGCGGTATGTGGTGAAGACCTTACAAGCGAATTGACTGTAGTTGAAGATTTTACTACTCTTGAAGAAGTTGTGGTTGAACCAACCGAAGCTATAGCCCTGAACTTTGATGGCGCCGGAGATTATATCCAGACAAACTATCAGGGGGTTTTAGGAAATAATGCCCGTACAGTAGAGGCTTGGGTTAAAACCAATAGTGGAAATAACGAGCAAATTATCGCAACCTGGGGTTCAGATGCTGTAAACGGTGCCAGATTTACTTTCAGATTAAATGCATCAGGTACTAATGATGTGGTTAGGATAGAAAATAAAGGTGGTGGCATTAATGGTACAGTAAACGTAAACGACGGAAACTGGCATCATGTAGCGGTTACTTATGATAACAGCTTAACAACTAATAAGTATAAGTTATATGTAGATGGAGTATTAGATACTCAGGGTGATATATCAACACCATTAAACACAATGGCTGTAACAGATATGATAATAGGTCGTAGGATTAATGCAAGTTTTGGCGGATATTTTGATGGTTCTATAGATGAGGTTCGTGTATGGAGCGTAGCACGTACGCAGGCAGAAATCGCTGCAAACAAAGATGCAGAGTTTTGTGGTGTACAACCAAACCTTCAGGCATACTTTAAACTTAATGAAGGTACTCCGGAGGCAGATAATACTGCTGTAGCTTCTGCTACAGATGCTTCAGGAAACGGATATGTAGGTACTTTCAACACTTTTGCTCTTAACGGACTTGCTTCAAATTATATAGCAGGAGCAGTTGATGTTAACGAGAGTGAAGTTGATGATGCAGTTGCTCTTGTTGATGCTACAATAACTGCTGCTCAAACAGATGCTGTTTACCAGTGGGTAGACTGTAATGATAATAATGCAGACATTGAGGGAGCTACAAACCAGTCATTCACAGCTACAGAATCTGGTAACTATGCAGTAAGGATAACTGCTAACGGTTGTACAGTACTATCAGAATGTACAGAGATTGTAATTGAGGTATGTGCAGTTCCTATAGCAGTGGCTGTTACCGAAATAGGAGAAACTACAGCTACGGTTGCATGGACAGAAAACGGTACTTCTACAGAGTGGGAGGTGTTATATGGCCCTACAGGATTTGATGTTGCTACAGAAGGTGAGACCGTAACGGTTGAAGATGTGGCTATGGTTGTTCTTGATGAACTTGATGCCGATACAGAATATGATGTATATGTACGTGCGGTTTGTAGTGAAACAAGTACTGACTGGACAGTTTCTGAAACATTTACTACAGATGCGGCTCCGGTTTGTGTTACTCCGTCTGCCATTCAGGTAACCGAAATAACTTCATCATCTGCTATGATTTCATGGACAGAGAATGGCGAAGCTACTATTTGGGAAGTATTATATGGCCCTGTAGGATTTGATATTGAAACAGAAGGTGAAACAGTGACGATTGATAACACTCCGGAAGTTATGCTTGATGAACTGGATGCTAATACTGAATATAATATTTATGTTCGTGCAGTTTGTGCAGAAGATTTTACAAGTAGCTGGGGAAGTACAGATTCATTTACTACTCTTGAAGAAGCACTTTGTTCAACACCATCAACTATTGTAGTATCTGAGATAACTTCATCGTCTGTTATGGTATCGTGGACAGAGAATGGTGAAGCTACTGTATGGGAAGTGTTATATGGTCCTGTTGGGTTTGATATCGAAACAGAAGGTGAGACCGTAACGGTTGAGGATACACCTGAAGTTATGCTTGATGAACTGGATGCAAATACCGAATATGATGTTTATGTTCGTGCGGTATGTGGAGAAGATTTTACAAGTAACTGGGAAAGTACACAACCATTCACTACACTTGAAGAAGCAGTTTGTGCTACTCCTTCACAAATTGAGATAACTGATACTACTTCATCATCTGCTATGGTATCATGGACAGAGAATGGAGAGGCTACTGTATGGGAAGTGTTATATGGTCCTGCCGGATTTGATCCTGAAACAGAAGGTGAAATCGTTACGGTTGAAAATACACCTGAAGTTATGCTTGATGAGCTTGATCCTGAAACTGAATACCATGTATATGTTCGTGCAATTTGCGCAGAGGAAATGGTAAGTGAGTGGGAAGGTCAGGAATCATTTACAACTCAGACTCTTGGATTAAACGATAACACTATTGCCGGATTTGCATTTTATCCAAATCCTACAAACGGTACTTTAAATATAAGTGCTCAAAATTATATAGAGAGTGTGGTAATATATAACCTTACAGGTCAAAAAGTAATGGCTGTAAAAGTGGAAGCATCGGCTTCTCAGCTTGACGTGGCTAAACTGTCTGAAGGTGTATATATGATGCACGTAACTTCTGAAGCAAAAACAGGCGTTTATAAGCTTGTTAGAAAATAG
- a CDS encoding T9SS type A sorting domain-containing protein: MKKNYFKLSALTVLFTVFLSNKNHAQDTYTVEAIPFQQYSTSQPIEFTIDDKYSDVLTIPFNFTFFEQEYNQFLVSTNGYIDFRTELANENSPWSFNMSIPNTGFPVKNSILGCYHDMDNSSGVGTITWSVTGNAPYRQFVLLYNNQPHFSASCNTTAFSSFQVILYETVNFIDVQIIKKDLCTEWQGGYAVVGVINDTGTEGYAPPLRNTGAWTVTEGAGEGWRFKPQANPDNTYKYIKCDTDADGIETFDFNVILNDINSSAVLYSTYEDAEAESNALSGTGYTNAVPFELTTIYARYNDIIIPVSLSMVDCGLAFDNDNVPTADEDLNQDGNLANDDTDGDGLPDFIDNDDDGDLILTSEEYVFGRDVNDMYDTDGDGIPNYLDNDDDGDGILTINEEYNGNNYPADDDTDEDGIPDYLDNDDDGDGILTIDEDYNQNGDPTDDDLNGNNIPDYLDAEAQGLGINENDFNKSITIYPNPTNDVLNINNLTGKEITEVTIYSINGVKVKQLNTANQLDIKELQTGIYILKITIDNQSLTYKLIKN, from the coding sequence ATGAAAAAAAATTATTTTAAGCTTAGTGCTTTAACTGTACTATTTACAGTTTTTTTATCAAACAAAAACCACGCTCAGGACACTTACACGGTAGAAGCTATACCATTCCAGCAGTATAGTACCAGTCAGCCTATTGAATTTACAATAGATGACAAGTATTCTGATGTGCTTACTATTCCTTTTAATTTTACCTTTTTTGAACAGGAATACAACCAGTTTCTTGTAAGCACTAATGGTTATATTGATTTTAGGACAGAACTGGCCAATGAGAACAGCCCTTGGTCTTTTAATATGTCTATACCCAATACAGGATTCCCTGTTAAAAATTCAATTTTAGGGTGCTATCATGATATGGATAACAGCTCTGGTGTAGGTACCATAACATGGTCTGTAACCGGTAATGCTCCTTACAGGCAATTTGTACTTTTATACAATAATCAACCTCATTTTAGTGCATCATGTAATACAACTGCTTTTTCTTCTTTTCAGGTCATTCTATATGAAACTGTAAACTTTATAGATGTACAGATAATTAAAAAAGATTTATGCACTGAATGGCAAGGCGGTTATGCTGTAGTAGGTGTTATAAATGATACAGGTACAGAAGGCTATGCACCACCCTTAAGAAATACCGGAGCATGGACAGTAACAGAAGGAGCTGGTGAAGGATGGCGATTTAAGCCACAGGCAAATCCTGACAATACTTATAAATATATTAAATGTGATACTGATGCAGATGGTATAGAAACTTTTGATTTTAATGTGATCTTAAATGATATAAATAGTTCTGCTGTTTTATACTCAACCTATGAAGATGCAGAAGCGGAATCTAATGCCTTATCAGGTACAGGATATACAAACGCTGTTCCGTTTGAGTTAACAACTATTTATGCCCGATACAATGATATAATTATTCCTGTCTCTTTAAGCATGGTAGATTGCGGACTTGCTTTTGATAATGATAATGTACCAACAGCTGATGAAGACTTAAATCAGGATGGCAATCTTGCTAATGACGATACCGATGGTGACGGGTTGCCAGATTTTATTGACAATGATGATGATGGTGATTTGATTCTTACCTCTGAAGAATATGTATTTGGAAGGGACGTTAACGATATGTATGATACCGATGGAGACGGAATCCCTAATTACCTGGATAATGATGATGACGGTGACGGTATACTTACTATAAATGAAGAATACAACGGAAATAACTACCCTGCTGATGATGATACTGATGAAGACGGTATTCCTGATTATCTGGATAATGATGATGATGGCGACGGAATACTTACAATTGATGAAGATTACAACCAAAATGGTGACCCTACAGATGATGACCTTAACGGAAATAACATCCCCGATTATCTGGATGCCGAGGCTCAGGGACTGGGAATAAACGAAAATGATTTCAACAAAAGTATTACAATATACCCTAACCCTACTAACGACGTATTAAACATTAATAATCTTACAGGAAAGGAAATTACTGAGGTAACTATTTACTCTATAAACGGAGTTAAGGTTAAGCAGCTTAACACAGCAAATCAGCTTGACATTAAAGAGCTTCAAACTGGTATATACATATTAAAAATAACCATTGACAATCAATCGCTTACATATAAGCTTATAAAAAATTAG
- a CDS encoding PhnA domain-containing protein yields the protein MKAEDIVKQRSGNKCELSGDTDNLNIYEVPSINKSGADTAILINEKYLNQIEKKEELNSKLWENVLPTSMWSEVPAVQVVSWRMLNRFRNESWAADALDMIYLEEDNLEWAKETGDHLSDVNASLHKDSNGNILQNGDTVTLIKDLDVKGSSLNAKIGTAVRNIRLVHDNPEQIEGKIEGQMIVILTKYVKKQ from the coding sequence ATGAAAGCAGAAGATATAGTAAAGCAACGAAGCGGAAATAAATGTGAGTTGAGTGGGGATACAGATAACCTCAATATTTATGAAGTTCCTTCTATCAATAAGAGTGGAGCAGATACAGCTATACTGATTAACGAAAAATACCTTAATCAAATTGAAAAAAAGGAGGAATTAAACAGTAAACTGTGGGAGAATGTACTGCCAACTTCTATGTGGAGTGAAGTACCCGCTGTACAGGTTGTATCGTGGAGAATGCTTAACCGATTTAGAAATGAGAGTTGGGCGGCAGATGCTTTAGATATGATTTATCTTGAAGAAGATAATTTAGAGTGGGCTAAAGAAACAGGAGATCATTTAAGCGATGTTAATGCTTCTTTACATAAAGACAGTAATGGGAATATACTTCAAAACGGAGATACCGTTACATTAATTAAAGATCTGGATGTTAAAGGTTCTTCACTTAATGCAAAAATAGGTACTGCAGTAAGAAACATAAGGCTTGTACATGATAACCCGGAACAGATTGAAGGTAAAATAGAAGGGCAAATGATAGTGATACTTACAAAGTATGTAAAAAAGCAATAG
- a CDS encoding hybrid sensor histidine kinase/response regulator transcription factor codes for MTNVKSIFTFLTIIFPCFIFSQNIRHLSVDEGLPQSFVSAIVEGKNGFMWISTRNGLARYDGHKFKIFQSNANSKDALASNIIEYIQNGTDYSIWIKYETGEIDRFDIDTEQSSHIITQEFLEKHKIAINRRIWFVTTDNVLWFKEKEGDLYTVDLKDKNKLVNQSKHLKPEDGAVCNLLEDRNKNLWLLTQKAIIKVNKDTNRFTSIPIPEELGYNLNKKYDFSSFHCRSNGNLMWADDEKLYFFNPEKQTFRKVKLPLISKAPIRWVDTGPNGKDYFVCANKVCSYSDELGIEIVADIDLKGNRQPQAFLVDKSGLIWIGGDAEGVYTIDTSIDFEGFSYEDDFIVDVLEEAYGISVKDFFNWHYDKKGVLNPSYSFRSVWDNNKHWMALNRTVCYYNKDNDKITKLAVVPQAGTKRFIPIEGISILNNNPIVIDKANDIYLFNASENKWQHLLNISNTPVTGTKKIVPNNIYADPQNNSLWITTESHGLLKVDISTKKTTLIQSGKAGLPTNNLISVKPDTDNTNILWIGSTGGLIRFDKTTYKTNVFSIKEGLPDNVIYSILTDSSGNFWMGTNKGLVYFNTHTHKCRVFTRNHGLQNIEFNHYHQLLLPDGKMAFGGISNGVKFHPDNVKEDTFTPQTAFTGIKLNNQAIRYVKPELSPVNNLENLFLDYGENTIAISYTALQFNQPLDINYRYRLVGYDDDWVEVGNKREAVYTKLPPGDYIFEVNASNTSGVWSPHIKSLEMQITPPWWKTWWAKLLYLIIGAVSIAWFIRFRINQGVIKNEILLKQKEAKELRKLDQVKTRFFSNIAHEFRTPLSLILGPTDQLRETNSEDDKGKLLDIIEKNTSSLINLTDQLLDIAKLEAGVLKPQMVWGDVVMVVSNIIKAFREEATAKQVIIEFETPATAEFLFSINTLDRILYNLLSNALKFCNAGDVITVKVEKNKEGLFLEIKDTGKGIPEEEQKNIFNRYFKGSNQDELQGNGIGLSLVGELVDLHKGTITLSSSTKIPTGTTFSVWLPLDSKNEEPIEKYENEDRLEGDELIKNEGDSTKPVILVVEDHEELASFIIDNLKKSYNVLYAANGEEALDIVLTKSADLILSDVAMEKMNGFEFCKAVKQDININHIPIILLTAKADMDSRLEGLSFGANDYIKKPFSISELQLRIKNQLKLQKKQREHYHKSFTSSSEEELVNSNEVSHNAFLEEIYKIVEDNLDDKNFSVDELASALCMSRTSLHRKVKTMFDIPAGEIIKVYRLKKAVKLLSEDYNASEVAYMTGFNTPSYFSKCFKEYYGVTPAKYQVK; via the coding sequence ATGACTAATGTAAAATCGATATTTACATTTCTGACTATTATATTTCCTTGTTTTATTTTTTCGCAAAATATAAGGCACCTCTCTGTCGATGAAGGATTACCCCAATCATTTGTTTCTGCAATTGTGGAGGGTAAAAATGGTTTTATGTGGATAAGCACCCGTAACGGACTGGCACGTTATGACGGACATAAATTCAAGATTTTTCAGAGTAATGCCAATAGTAAAGATGCATTGGCATCAAATATTATCGAATATATTCAAAACGGGACTGATTATTCGATATGGATTAAGTATGAAACGGGAGAGATTGACAGGTTTGATATTGATACAGAACAATCTTCGCATATTATTACTCAGGAATTTTTAGAAAAACATAAGATTGCTATAAACAGAAGGATTTGGTTTGTTACGACCGATAACGTTCTTTGGTTTAAGGAAAAAGAAGGAGATTTGTATACTGTTGATTTAAAAGATAAAAACAAACTGGTAAATCAAAGTAAACATCTAAAACCCGAAGATGGAGCTGTTTGTAATTTGCTGGAAGACAGAAATAAAAATTTATGGCTGTTAACCCAAAAGGCTATAATAAAAGTAAATAAAGATACTAACAGGTTTACATCTATACCTATTCCTGAAGAACTGGGATACAATCTCAATAAAAAATATGATTTTTCTTCGTTCCATTGCAGAAGTAATGGGAATCTTATGTGGGCAGATGATGAAAAGCTTTATTTCTTTAACCCGGAAAAGCAAACCTTTAGGAAAGTAAAACTTCCGCTTATTTCTAAAGCACCAATAAGATGGGTTGATACAGGACCTAACGGAAAAGATTATTTTGTTTGTGCAAATAAGGTTTGTAGCTATAGCGATGAATTAGGCATAGAGATAGTGGCTGATATCGATCTTAAAGGCAACAGGCAGCCCCAAGCATTTTTAGTTGATAAATCAGGACTAATATGGATAGGAGGAGATGCAGAAGGCGTTTATACAATTGATACAAGTATTGATTTTGAAGGGTTTTCCTATGAGGATGATTTTATTGTTGATGTGCTTGAGGAGGCTTATGGAATATCTGTAAAAGATTTTTTTAACTGGCACTACGATAAAAAAGGAGTACTGAATCCTTCCTATTCTTTTAGGTCGGTTTGGGATAACAATAAGCATTGGATGGCTTTAAACCGTACTGTTTGTTATTATAATAAAGATAATGACAAAATTACTAAGCTTGCTGTTGTACCTCAAGCTGGAACTAAGAGGTTTATCCCTATAGAGGGGATATCTATACTTAATAATAACCCTATTGTAATAGATAAGGCTAATGATATATACCTCTTTAATGCATCTGAAAATAAGTGGCAACATTTATTGAACATATCAAATACTCCAGTAACAGGTACAAAAAAAATAGTACCAAACAATATTTATGCAGATCCGCAAAATAACAGTTTATGGATTACTACCGAATCTCATGGTTTGCTTAAGGTTGATATAAGTACAAAAAAAACAACTTTAATTCAAAGCGGAAAAGCAGGACTGCCTACAAACAATCTTATTTCTGTTAAACCGGATACAGATAATACGAATATTTTATGGATAGGCAGTACAGGAGGGCTTATACGTTTTGATAAAACAACCTATAAAACAAATGTTTTTTCGATAAAAGAAGGTTTGCCGGATAATGTTATTTATTCCATACTTACCGATAGTTCCGGTAATTTTTGGATGGGTACAAATAAAGGTCTGGTTTACTTTAATACACATACTCATAAGTGTAGGGTTTTTACCCGTAATCATGGATTACAGAATATAGAATTTAATCATTATCATCAGTTACTGTTGCCCGATGGTAAGATGGCTTTTGGAGGAATAAGCAATGGAGTAAAATTTCATCCTGATAATGTAAAGGAAGATACTTTTACTCCCCAAACTGCTTTTACAGGTATTAAGCTTAATAACCAGGCTATTCGTTATGTAAAGCCTGAATTGAGTCCGGTGAACAATCTTGAGAATCTTTTCCTTGATTATGGAGAAAATACTATAGCAATATCCTATACGGCTTTACAATTTAACCAACCCCTTGATATAAATTACCGATACCGCCTTGTAGGTTATGATGACGATTGGGTAGAGGTAGGTAATAAAAGGGAAGCGGTGTATACTAAACTTCCTCCCGGAGACTATATTTTTGAGGTAAACGCCTCAAACACTTCAGGTGTATGGAGCCCACATATTAAGTCTCTTGAAATGCAAATCACTCCGCCCTGGTGGAAAACATGGTGGGCTAAATTATTGTATTTGATTATTGGGGCAGTGAGTATAGCATGGTTTATTCGTTTCAGGATTAATCAGGGAGTAATAAAGAATGAAATCTTACTGAAACAAAAAGAAGCAAAAGAGCTACGTAAACTCGATCAGGTAAAAACACGCTTTTTTTCTAACATAGCTCATGAATTTCGTACACCATTGTCACTTATTTTAGGTCCTACAGATCAGTTAAGAGAAACAAATAGTGAAGATGACAAAGGCAAATTGCTTGACATAATAGAAAAGAATACGTCAAGCCTTATAAACCTTACAGATCAGTTGCTTGATATAGCAAAGCTGGAGGCAGGCGTACTAAAACCTCAAATGGTTTGGGGAGATGTGGTTATGGTAGTTTCAAATATAATTAAAGCCTTTAGAGAAGAAGCAACGGCTAAGCAGGTAATAATCGAATTTGAGACACCTGCTACTGCCGAGTTTCTGTTTTCAATAAATACACTTGACAGGATATTATATAATCTTCTGTCTAATGCGCTAAAGTTTTGTAATGCAGGAGATGTAATAACGGTTAAGGTTGAAAAGAACAAGGAAGGATTATTTTTAGAGATTAAGGATACCGGAAAGGGTATACCGGAAGAAGAACAGAAAAATATTTTCAACAGGTATTTTAAAGGAAGCAATCAGGATGAGTTACAGGGTAATGGTATTGGCTTATCATTAGTAGGGGAGTTGGTGGATTTGCATAAAGGGACAATTACCTTAAGCAGTAGTACCAAAATACCTACAGGAACAACTTTTTCAGTATGGTTGCCTCTTGACAGCAAAAATGAGGAACCAATAGAGAAATATGAAAATGAGGACAGACTTGAAGGCGATGAGTTAATTAAGAATGAAGGGGACAGCACTAAACCTGTAATTCTTGTTGTTGAAGATCATGAAGAACTAGCCTCTTTTATAATAGATAATCTTAAAAAAAGCTATAATGTGCTTTATGCAGCTAATGGAGAAGAGGCTTTAGATATAGTTTTAACGAAAAGTGCTGACTTAATACTGAGTGATGTTGCAATGGAAAAAATGAATGGCTTTGAGTTTTGTAAAGCCGTTAAGCAGGACATAAATATCAATCATATACCAATAATTTTACTTACAGCTAAGGCAGATATGGATAGCAGGCTCGAAGGACTTTCGTTTGGTGCAAACGATTATATAAAAAAGCCTTTTAGCATATCAGAACTGCAATTGAGAATTAAAAACCAACTTAAACTACAAAAGAAGCAGAGGGAACATTATCATAAAAGTTTCACTTCTTCATCAGAAGAGGAACTTGTAAATAGTAATGAAGTAAGTCATAATGCATTCTTAGAGGAAATATATAAGATTGTGGAAGATAATCTGGATGATAAGAACTTTAGTGTTGATGAGCTTGCATCAGCCTTGTGTATGAGCAGGACAAGCCTTCACAGAAAAGTAAAGACCATGTTCGATATTCCGGCAGGGGAAATCATAAAAGTTTACCGACTTAAAAAAGCTGTCAAGCTTCTTTCGGAAGATTATAATGCTTCTGAAGTAGCTTATATGACGGGCTTTAATACACCATCCTATTTTTCTAAGTGTTTTAAGGAATATTATGGTGTAACTCCTGCAAAATATCAGGTAAAATAG